A region of the Streptobacillus ratti genome:
GAACCTAGAAGTTAAGTCTGTGAACGCTGAAAATACTTAGTGATAGGGAAGATAGGTAGTTGCCAAACTTTTTTGATAATGACTTTGTAGCTCAGTTGGTTAGAGCATCTGACTGTTAATCAGAGGGTCGAAGGTTCAAGTCCTTCCAAGGTCGCCAGATGTTTAGTGATGATAGCCACAGGGATACACCTAGTTACATCTCGAACCTAGAAGTTAAGTCTGTGAACGCCAAAGATACTTAGTGATAGGAAAAATAGGAAATTGCTAAACTTTTTTATTATTTATTGTTAATAACTTAGTCTATATTGATATTTTATCTTTATAGACTTTTTTATTGTTTAAACATATTTTTATACATAAATAGACTATATTAAATAATTTAGTGGCTATTATCTTCTCTCATAATACATTGATTTTTATTTTCTACCTACTTGACAACTAATATTATACAATGTATAATATTGTTAAAGAAATAATAGGAGATGATTTTATGCAAATTAGTAGTGAAATATTAGACTTTTGCGTTCTTTCTTTTTTAAGTACTGAGGACCTATATGGATATATACTTACTCAAAAAGTACAGGAGAAGATAAAAATTAGTGAATCAACCCTCTATCCAGTTTTAAGAAGATTACAAAAAAAAGAATTTTTAGAAACATATGAT
Encoded here:
- a CDS encoding PadR family transcriptional regulator codes for the protein MQISSEILDFCVLSFLSTEDLYGYILTQKVQEKIKISESTLYPVLRRLQKKEFLETYDSSFQGRNRRYYRITKKGRRELDKFIKEWVELKNKIDSFIEEADLND